In one Nicotiana tomentosiformis chromosome 6, ASM39032v3, whole genome shotgun sequence genomic region, the following are encoded:
- the LOC138894926 gene encoding uncharacterized protein, with protein sequence MIRFFEAYKLVVITKRITWQLPNERWFKCNTDGASRGNPGPISYGFCVRNYVGDVVFAKVEQIGNTTNMVAKARGIMEGPSYCIQMDFHPLIIETDSMVMKKIIEGEWEVPWCISKEVKKINQMKG encoded by the exons ATGATTAGGTTTTTTGAAGCTTATAAACTGGTTGTTATCACCAAAAGAATTACCTGGCAACTTCCTAATGAGAGATGGTTCAAGTGCAACACTGATGGTGCTTCTAGAGGAAATCCAGGACCAATCTCGTATGGTTTTTGTGTGAGGAATTATGTTGGAGATGTGGTCTTTGCAAAGGTAGAACAGATAGGGAATACAACTAACATGGTCGCGAAGGCGAGGGGAATAATGGAAGGACCTTCTTATTGTATTCAAATGGATTTTCATCCTCTAATCATTGAGACTGACTCAATGGTTATGAAGAAAATCATTGAAGGAGAATGGGAGGTGCCCTGGTGCATCAGCAAAGAAGTGAAGAAGATTAATCAAATGAAGGG GTAA
- the LOC138894927 gene encoding uncharacterized protein, which translates to MFGDIFKQLAIREDIVRVKEMLFEEELTSANRIVLQQAQAELKKYLSIEEQYWKQKARMNWFAEGDRNTRFFHKHVNGKRQKLNLKKIQGADSNWLETQELMANVALEFYSNQFTQTGDTTNYAMLNNIPTMVTLEQNLELCKYPTIDEVKDAIFALSGDSAGGPDGFIGLFYQT; encoded by the coding sequence ATGTTTGGAGACATCTTTAAGCAGTTGGCTATTAGGGAGGATATTGTCAGAGTCAAGGAAATGCTATTTGAGGAGGAACTAACATCTGCCAACAGAATTGTACTTCAACAAGCACAGGCAGAACTGAAAAAATACCTGAGCATTGAAGAACAATACTGGAAACAAAAGGCAAGAATGAACTGGTTTGCTGAAGGGGATAGAAACACAAGGTTCTTTCACAAACATGTAAACGGCAAGAGGCAGAAATTGAACCTCAAAAAGATACAGGGCGCAGATAGTAATTGGCTTGAAACACAGGAACTTATGGCAAATGTTGCACTGGAGTTCTACAGCAACCAGTTTACACAAACAGGGGATACCACTAACTATGCAATGCTTAACAATATACCTACTATGGTGACACTTGAACAAAATTTGGAGTTGTGCAAATATCCTACAATCGATGAAGTGAAGGATGCAATTTTTGCTCTGTCTGGGGATAGTGCAGGTGGACCAGATGGTTTCATTGGCTTGTTCTACCAAACATGA
- the LOC138894928 gene encoding uncharacterized protein, whose amino-acid sequence MRYTRTCSFVVLECPNGALKSTITYADDTIIFLSSDARSLQLVETLTEYEFASRQLINKTKSALYMHESAPIEVVHTVERITGIGSQEFPFTYLGCLIFYTRRKIDFFDALIKKVMDKLHSWKGKLLSTSGRAILIKHVLQSMPIHLLPAVNPPPYVINKLHRMFAQYFWSSSIGGRSRHWASWDTLCRPYDEGGAGFRSLHDITKALFWLGALYFLIPQDFVVDESVNNVYDMVDGGAWDANKLIEILPEEYAMHIIETRNDPATAFEKIWVKGLPFKISFFMWKLWRAKLPLDDYMRKLGYLMPSRRINREDNFASGDCEMLDIKDHPKIATHFSSTTFYYYMGVMEEKKQLQTWRVGWIKVNIDGASRGNPGRSSIGFALRDAQGDIIFASGKGIQDSTNNEVEALEIKEALRYCEEQGYVNILIQTDSLLLKKVIKGI is encoded by the exons ATGCGCTACACTCGAACTTGTTCTTTTGTGGTTTTGGAATGCCCAAATGGAGCCCTAAAATCAACCATCACTTATGCAGATGACACAATTATATTTCTATCCTCAGACGCGAGATCGCTACAACTGGTTGAAACTTTAACAGAGTATGAATTTGCCTCTAGGCAGCTGATCAACAAAACAAAGTCAGCACTATATATGCACGAATCTGCTCCAATAGAGGTTGTGCATACGGTGGAAAGAATTACAGGCATTGGCAGCCAAGAATTCCCTTTCACTTACCTTGGTTGTCTAATATTTTACACAAGAAGAAAGATAGATTTTTTTGACGCTTTGATCAAAAAAGTCATGGACAAATTGCACTCATGGAAAGGTAAATTATTATCTACTAGTGGTAGGGCTATTTTGATCAAGCATGTGTTACAGAGCATGCCCATCCATCTCTTGCCAGCTGTGAATCCACCACCTTATGTCATTAATAAGTTGCACAGGATGTTCGCTCAATATTTTTGGAGTAGCTCTATTGGTGGTAGGAGCAGGCACTGGGCTTCTTGGGACACTTTGTGTCGACCTTATGATGAAGGAGGGGCTGGGTTTAGGTCACTACACGATATTACTAAAGCATTATTTT GGCTTGGAGCTTTATACTTCCTTATTCCTCAAGATTTTGTAGTTGACGAATCTGTTAATAATGTGTATGATATGGTCGATGGGGGAGCATGGGATGCAAACAAACTGATTGAAATTCTACCTGAGGAATATGCCATGCACATTATAGAAACA AGAAATGATCCAGCAACTGCATTTGAGAAGATATGGGTGAAAGGTCTGCCTTTTAAAATCTCTTTCTTTATGTGGAAGTTGTGGAGAGCAAAACTACCACTTGATGACTACATGAGGAAGCTAGGGTATTTAATGCCATCGCGAC GTATTAATAGAGAAGATAACTTTGCATCAGGTGATTGTGAAATGCTGGACATTAAAGACCATCCCAAGATTGCAACCCATTTTTCAAGCACTACCTTCTATTATTACATGGGAGTTATGGAAGAGAAGAAACAGTTACAAACATGGAGAGTCG GATGGATTAAAGTAAATATAGACGGAGCGTCAAGAGGTAATCCAGGAAGAAGCTCCATTGGTTTTGCATTGAGAGATGCGCAAGGAGATATAATTTTTGCTTCTGGGAAAGGTATACAGGATTCAACCAATAATGAGGTAGAAGCTTTGGAAATTAAGGAGGCACTAAGGTACTGTGAGGAGCAGGGATATGTGAACATTCTGATACAAACAGACTCGCTACTGCTGAAGAAAGTCATTAAAGGAATATAG
- the LOC138894929 gene encoding uncharacterized protein, with translation MLNSEDNKEFILTLVYAKCDATEHIELWDIMYSLVRYMSLPWLVGGDFNLIWDDEEKFGGLPVHLNEVLDFRHCVNFCNLFDLGFKGIIYTWWNGRAEEDCIFKRLDRCLANIEFQQQFPGLQVTHLSKIGSDHSPLLLTSTPNIAPIKKSFRFLNFWTKHPTFKAAVKENWKANFEATPYTLFNHKLKKEEFWKQKSGMAWFKDGDRNTKFFHAQSQFSEDKVPTSFGIIDHVPKIVTMDQNNNLLKQPTKEELKQAVYGRNGNSAAGPDGFTGCFFHICWDINGDDVFEVLRLSLMGMSCLDL, from the exons ATGCTTAACAGTGAAGATAACAAGGAGTTTATTCTTACATTGGTTTATGCAAAATGCGATGCAACTGAACACATTGAGCTTTGGGACATAATGTACTCTCTTGTAAGATACATGTCTCTTCCATGGCTAGTCGGGGGGGATTTTAATTTGATATGGGATGATGAAGAAAAATTTGGAGGACTACCTGTGCATCTGAATGAGGTTTTGGACTTTAGACACTGTGTGAATTTTTGCAACCTGTTTGATCTTGGTTTTAAGGGCATCATTTATACATGGTGGAATGGGCGTGCCGAAGAAGATTGTATTTTCAAGCGTTTGGACAGGTGCCTGGCCAATATTGAATTCCAACAGCAATTTCCTGGACTGCAGGTCACGCATCTCTCAAAGATAGGGTCTGACCACAGCCCTTTATTGCTGACTAGCACGCCAAACATAGCTCCAATTAAGAAATCTTTTAGATTTCTTAACTTTTGGACTAAACATCCTACATTCAAAGCTGCCGTCAAGGAAAACTGGAAGGCTAACTTTGAAGCAACTCCCTACACTCTTTTTAATCATAAACTCAAGAAG GAAGAATTCTGGAAGCAAAAATCAGGAATGGCTTGGTTTAAAGATGGTGATAGAAATACAAAGTTTTTTCATGCTCAA TCACAATTTAGTGAAGACAAAGTTCctacttcatttgggatcattgATCATGTGCCCAAGATAGTAACCATGGATCAAAATAACAATTTGCTGAAGCAACCTACAAAAGAAGAATTAAAACAGGCAGTTTATGGACGGAATGGTAATAGTGCAGCCGGACCTGATGGGTTTACAGGATGTTTCTTTCATATATGTTGGGATATTAATGGGGACGACGTATTTGAAGTGTTAAGGCTTTCTTTAATGGGCATGAGTTGCCTAGATTTGTGA